The following proteins are encoded in a genomic region of Natronorubrum halophilum:
- a CDS encoding Nif3-like dinuclear metal center hexameric protein, translating to MELAVFADRLDEELRTDDYADLDASANGLQVGPDGGEVERVAFAVDGVRETFERAIDADADALVVHHGISWGGFDRVTGRTYDRIAPLIENDVALYVSHLPLDGHQDHGNAAGVADVLDLENRSPFGELGPEYIGQRGTALESYSIESLCDRLEAELDTGDRQVRGLGFGPEEISEIAIVTGSGTDWLEEADDAGVDALVTGEGKQKVYHEAQEAGINVVLAGHYATETFGVCSLQELVAEWGLETTYFDVPTGL from the coding sequence ATGGAACTCGCAGTGTTCGCCGATCGACTCGACGAGGAGTTGCGAACCGACGACTACGCCGACCTCGACGCCAGTGCGAACGGCCTCCAGGTCGGTCCCGACGGCGGCGAGGTCGAACGCGTCGCGTTCGCCGTCGACGGCGTTCGGGAGACGTTCGAGCGGGCGATCGACGCCGACGCCGACGCGCTCGTCGTCCACCACGGCATCTCGTGGGGCGGCTTCGACCGCGTCACCGGTCGGACTTACGATCGAATCGCGCCGCTGATCGAGAACGACGTTGCACTCTACGTCTCGCACCTGCCGCTGGACGGCCACCAGGATCACGGCAACGCCGCCGGGGTCGCCGACGTACTGGATCTCGAGAACCGCTCGCCATTCGGCGAACTCGGCCCGGAGTACATCGGCCAGCGCGGGACCGCCCTCGAGTCCTACTCGATCGAATCGCTCTGTGACCGCCTCGAGGCCGAACTCGACACGGGGGACCGACAGGTACGCGGCCTCGGATTCGGCCCCGAGGAAATCTCTGAAATCGCGATCGTCACCGGCAGTGGAACCGACTGGCTCGAGGAGGCCGATGATGCGGGCGTCGATGCGCTCGTCACCGGCGAAGGAAAACAGAAAGTCTACCACGAGGCCCAGGAGGCCGGGATCAACGTCGTGCTTGCGGGCCACTACGCAACGGAGACGTTCGGCGTGTGCTCGCTACAAGAATTGGTCGCGGAGTGGGGTCTCGAGACGACGTACTTCGATGTGCCGACCGGGCTGTGA
- a CDS encoding translation initiation factor IF-5A has product MAKQQTEVRELQEGSYVMIDDAACKINAYSTAKPGKHGSAKARVEAKGVFDGKKRSLSQPVDAKIWVPIIERKNGQVVSVDGNDMQVMDLETYETLTMRIPEDVDVSPDENIEYLEMEDQRKIV; this is encoded by the coding sequence ATGGCGAAACAGCAGACCGAAGTTCGCGAACTCCAGGAAGGAAGCTACGTCATGATCGACGACGCAGCCTGTAAGATCAACGCCTACTCGACCGCCAAACCCGGTAAACACGGCAGCGCCAAGGCTCGAGTCGAGGCCAAAGGTGTCTTCGACGGGAAGAAGCGCTCGCTCTCCCAGCCCGTCGACGCGAAGATCTGGGTCCCGATCATCGAGCGGAAGAACGGTCAGGTCGTCTCCGTCGACGGCAACGACATGCAGGTCATGGACCTTGAAACGTACGAGACGCTCACGATGCGCATTCCCGAGGACGTCGACGTCTCCCCCGACGAGAACATCGAGTACCTCGAGATGGAAGACCAGCGAAAGATCGTCTGA
- the speB gene encoding agmatinase, which translates to MFPGASDEREETDTADQAVDPDRDGPNFVVVGAPLDVSTTFQPGTRFGPRRIRTFAEPFDDYDHRTDRHFSDLAVEDRGDVPAWDDAAEYLEYLTGTLRDVVWDDAIPLMLGGEHSVSLAGVRAVEPEVVVCLDAHLDLYDAYAGNELSHAAVTRRILEVDAVEEVVLLGVRTGSEAEWDRASEDDVTVVPPRDIADWSFGDRLEGRTVYLSVDIDAADPAYAPGTGTTEPFGLESRDMRDIVREVAPRSGGFDVVEVNDRDDGQAASLAGKLVREFVFSHADGT; encoded by the coding sequence ATGTTTCCCGGGGCGAGTGACGAACGCGAGGAGACCGATACGGCGGATCAGGCGGTTGATCCCGATCGTGACGGGCCGAACTTCGTGGTCGTCGGTGCGCCCCTGGACGTCTCGACGACCTTTCAGCCGGGGACTCGATTCGGTCCCCGACGCATTCGAACTTTTGCGGAGCCGTTCGACGATTACGACCACCGGACGGACCGGCACTTCTCGGACCTCGCCGTCGAAGACCGCGGCGACGTCCCCGCCTGGGACGACGCCGCGGAGTACCTCGAGTACCTCACGGGAACCCTGCGCGACGTCGTCTGGGACGACGCCATCCCGCTGATGCTTGGCGGCGAACACAGCGTCTCGCTCGCCGGCGTCCGCGCGGTCGAACCCGAGGTGGTAGTCTGTCTGGACGCTCACCTTGACTTGTACGACGCCTACGCCGGGAACGAACTCTCCCACGCCGCCGTCACGCGACGGATTCTCGAGGTCGACGCCGTCGAGGAGGTCGTCCTCCTCGGCGTGCGAACGGGAAGCGAAGCGGAGTGGGACCGTGCGAGCGAGGACGACGTGACCGTCGTCCCGCCGAGGGATATCGCGGACTGGTCGTTCGGGGACCGACTCGAGGGACGGACCGTCTACCTGAGCGTCGACATCGACGCTGCCGATCCCGCGTACGCGCCGGGGACGGGGACGACGGAGCCGTTCGGCCTCGAGTCCCGTGACATGCGCGATATCGTCCGCGAGGTGGCCCCCCGCTCGGGCGGGTTCGACGTCGTCGAGGTCAACGACCGAGACGACGGACAGGCCGCCTCGCTCGCCGGCAAACTGGTTCGGGAATTCGTCTTTTCCCACGCCGACGGGACGTAG
- a CDS encoding deoxyhypusine synthase: MSDDHADDSAADAEDGHHEPERETFSHDPIGHAEARAGMTVGELADEYGNAGVGAADLHEAVDVTESMFDDDVTVFFGLAGAMVPTGMRRIVADLIREGHIDVLVTTGANLTHDSIEAIGGKHHHGAVHAEGKTEREHDETLRDEGVDRIYNVYLPQEFFATFESHLREEVFPTLEEEGIVSIQRLTEELGHANAEVNEREGVSEGPGIAAAAYENDVPIYCPAVQDSVLGLQAWMYSQTSDFSLDALADMTALTDTAYYAEEAGAFIVGGGVPKNFTLQTMLVAPDAYDYAVQLTMDPKQTGGLSGATLDEARSWGKLEKDADNVSVYADATITFPLVVAAALERLAN; encoded by the coding sequence ATGAGCGACGACCACGCTGACGATTCCGCCGCGGATGCGGAAGACGGCCATCACGAACCCGAACGCGAGACGTTTTCGCACGATCCGATCGGTCACGCGGAGGCTCGAGCGGGCATGACCGTCGGCGAACTCGCCGACGAGTACGGCAACGCCGGCGTCGGCGCTGCGGACCTCCACGAGGCGGTCGACGTGACCGAGTCGATGTTCGACGACGACGTAACCGTCTTCTTCGGGCTAGCGGGGGCGATGGTGCCCACGGGGATGCGACGAATCGTCGCCGATCTGATTCGCGAGGGCCACATCGACGTGCTCGTCACGACCGGGGCGAATCTCACTCACGACAGCATCGAGGCCATCGGCGGCAAGCACCACCACGGCGCGGTCCACGCCGAGGGGAAGACCGAGCGCGAACACGACGAAACGCTGCGCGACGAGGGCGTCGACCGCATCTACAACGTCTACCTCCCACAGGAGTTCTTCGCGACGTTCGAGTCCCACCTGCGAGAGGAGGTGTTTCCGACCCTCGAGGAAGAGGGCATCGTCTCGATCCAGCGGCTGACCGAGGAACTCGGCCACGCGAACGCCGAGGTCAACGAGCGCGAGGGGGTCTCGGAGGGGCCGGGGATCGCCGCCGCAGCCTACGAGAACGACGTGCCGATCTACTGCCCCGCGGTTCAGGACTCCGTGCTCGGCCTCCAGGCGTGGATGTACTCCCAGACCTCCGACTTCTCGCTGGACGCGCTGGCGGACATGACCGCCCTCACCGACACCGCCTACTACGCCGAGGAGGCCGGCGCGTTCATCGTCGGCGGCGGCGTCCCCAAGAACTTCACCCTCCAGACGATGCTCGTCGCACCCGACGCCTACGACTACGCCGTCCAGTTGACCATGGACCCCAAACAGACCGGCGGCCTCTCCGGTGCGACGCTCGACGAAGCCCGCTCGTGGGGCAAACTCGAGAAGGACGCCGACAACGTCTCGGTCTACGCCGACGCGACGATCACGTTCCCGCTCGTGGTCGCCGCGGCGCTCGAGCGACTCGCAAACTGA
- a CDS encoding enolase-like domain-containing protein produces MDYERIADLSLSIDDVSSERLERETSSEFTRVTTEFALSGVGPDGETAVGRGEDVTYETADHDALAESGLPDSTGEYTIDSFSSHLESVDLFPAGAPDREVFRNYRRWGLESAALDLALRQAGTTVASALDRSLEPVRFVASTRLGDPPTTDRLERLRERVPGLEFKLDPTPAWDDGVVTALDETVGADAIRILDLKGQYEGTEVDTPADPELYRRVLEAFPETVIEDPALTDETEPLFDDPAVRARTSWDAPIDGLEDVEALPWEPDWLNIKPSRFGSLESLLETLAHCDERGIRLYGGGQFELGVGRGHIQTLASLYYPDGPNDVAPRAYNDSAVGDGLPTSPLVPPLEPSGFRWTTDADAA; encoded by the coding sequence ATGGACTACGAGCGGATCGCCGACCTGTCGCTGTCGATCGACGACGTCTCGAGCGAGCGCCTCGAACGCGAGACCTCGAGCGAGTTCACCCGCGTCACCACCGAGTTCGCCCTGTCCGGCGTCGGTCCCGACGGCGAAACGGCGGTCGGTCGAGGCGAGGACGTCACCTACGAGACGGCAGACCACGACGCGCTGGCCGAGTCGGGACTGCCCGATTCGACCGGCGAGTACACGATCGATTCCTTCTCGTCACACCTCGAGTCGGTCGATCTGTTCCCGGCGGGTGCGCCGGATCGCGAGGTGTTTCGAAACTACCGGCGCTGGGGGCTCGAGAGCGCGGCGCTCGATCTCGCCCTCCGCCAGGCGGGAACGACCGTCGCGAGCGCGCTCGACCGCTCGCTCGAACCGGTCCGGTTCGTCGCCAGCACCCGACTCGGCGATCCGCCGACGACCGACCGACTCGAGCGCCTCCGCGAGCGGGTTCCCGGTCTCGAGTTCAAGCTGGATCCGACCCCGGCGTGGGACGACGGCGTCGTGACGGCGCTCGACGAAACCGTCGGGGCCGACGCGATCCGCATTCTCGACCTCAAAGGCCAGTACGAGGGGACGGAGGTCGACACGCCGGCCGATCCCGAACTGTATCGGCGGGTGCTCGAGGCCTTCCCCGAGACCGTCATCGAGGACCCCGCGCTGACCGACGAGACGGAGCCGCTGTTCGACGATCCTGCCGTCCGCGCTCGGACGTCGTGGGACGCCCCGATTGACGGACTCGAGGACGTCGAAGCGCTCCCGTGGGAGCCCGACTGGCTCAACATCAAACCCTCGCGGTTCGGCTCGCTCGAGTCGCTCCTCGAGACGCTCGCCCACTGCGACGAACGCGGGATTCGGCTGTACGGCGGCGGCCAGTTCGAACTCGGCGTCGGCCGCGGTCACATCCAGACGCTGGCGTCGCTGTACTACCCCGACGGCCCAAACGACGTCGCGCCGCGGGCGTACAACGACTCCGCGGTCGGCGACGGGTTGCCGACGAGCCCGCTCGTGCCGCCGCTCGAGCCGAGCGGATTTCGGTGGACTACCGACGCGGACGCCGCGTAG
- a CDS encoding nucleoside triphosphate pyrophosphohydrolase family protein, giving the protein MCWPISRNFRAIRKFEGFSARGPEALRAKKADERGGFTDRLVL; this is encoded by the coding sequence ATGTGTTGGCCGATATCGCGGAACTTCCGCGCCATCCGCAAGTTCGAGGGGTTCTCGGCGCGAGGTCCTGAGGCGCTCCGAGCGAAGAAGGCCGACGAACGAGGCGGCTTTACCGATCGGCTCGTGCTCTAA
- a CDS encoding response regulator gives MSDHHFKRVAEETAEILLVEDNPGDIRLTEEAFKATDTETTLHSITTGDRAVDFLTRQIATESASLPDFVLLDLNLPGKNGCEVLEAIRSDPQLKPLPVIVLTSSEAAEDIERCYDARANAYLTKPKGPDEFEALAKAVEKFWFEQARFPSPLR, from the coding sequence ATGTCCGATCATCACTTCAAACGGGTCGCCGAAGAGACGGCCGAAATCCTCCTCGTCGAGGATAACCCGGGCGATATTCGCCTAACAGAAGAGGCGTTCAAAGCGACGGATACCGAGACAACGCTTCACTCCATCACCACCGGTGATCGCGCCGTCGACTTTCTGACGCGGCAGATTGCTACCGAATCCGCATCGCTTCCCGATTTCGTTCTTCTCGATTTGAATTTGCCGGGGAAAAACGGCTGTGAAGTGCTCGAAGCGATCAGAAGCGATCCGCAACTCAAACCGCTTCCCGTGATCGTGCTCACGAGTTCCGAAGCCGCGGAAGACATCGAACGGTGCTACGACGCACGCGCCAACGCCTATCTGACGAAACCGAAGGGGCCGGACGAGTTCGAGGCACTCGCGAAAGCGGTCGAGAAGTTCTGGTTCGAACAGGCACGGTTTCCGTCGCCTCTACGGTAA
- a CDS encoding cbb3-type cytochrome c oxidase subunit I — translation MSDLPPMTSIKRWLVTTNHKDVGVLYLATALFFLLLGGVLAMLFRIQLWDAGGTGFLTGSEYNQAVSAHGLLMVFWFLSPIATGFANYLVPLQIGAKDLAFPRLNAMSYWFYLFSGILFGISFFQGQTFSGGWTMYAPLNVPMYTTAMEAATGGNAAILALILFVFSITIGTVNFLTTIHRSRAEGLGLWNMPLFTWSWLLTVWMMLFAFAALLAALLLQASDRIFLTQYFATDQGSSLLWAHLFWFFGHPEVYIVFFPALGIMFETFQTFTGRRLVGRKWVIIAMVLVAVQSFLVWMHHMFLTTINLEIKTLFMATTIGISLPFDLMVFALIYTMVKGRVRFTTPFLFSLGALVLFILGGITGVFLGAVVLDFEFRGTYWVVAHFHYVMVSGVTALIGGLYYWWPKITGKMYSETLGKLHFAVYFLGFNLLYFPMFLAWETPRRVFDYGVGLQLYHRMATAGAFVLGASFLIMFYTLAKSWLSGPDAPDNPWAYSRTAEWAIPSPPPLENWDGRPSYASGRLEFVDDSAAATDGGLTADASHQAEHADHASIWPVGIGFGMFVFFLGISGITPYMVSFADGTGTAPDTLVGTGAEPSILYPVLTVLGVAILGYTLFEYGRERFHAPEMAIAERWPFDGIGTTKLGVWFFIASDVVVFGSVIGAYVFMRLHMGWNNWTMVPFASWPGLLNTYILLTSSFTVVLALVFAERQNKKGLLTAMGATLLLGLAFMTVKAYEYSVKISHGEYWWYGLEYSIYYVTTGLHALHVILGLLIAAFMIYRIRTIDAYLDDHRPVEFFGLYWHFVDIVWVFLFPLFYLM, via the coding sequence ATGAGCGACCTTCCCCCGATGACGAGCATCAAGCGGTGGCTCGTGACGACGAACCACAAGGACGTCGGGGTCCTCTATCTGGCGACGGCGCTGTTCTTCTTGCTGCTGGGCGGCGTCCTCGCGATGCTGTTTCGCATTCAGTTGTGGGATGCCGGCGGCACGGGGTTCCTCACGGGAAGCGAATACAATCAGGCCGTCTCGGCTCACGGGTTGTTGATGGTTTTCTGGTTCCTGTCTCCGATCGCGACCGGCTTCGCGAACTATCTCGTCCCGCTGCAGATCGGTGCAAAGGATCTCGCGTTTCCGCGATTGAACGCGATGAGCTACTGGTTTTACCTGTTTTCGGGAATCCTGTTCGGAATCTCGTTCTTTCAGGGGCAGACGTTCTCCGGCGGGTGGACGATGTACGCCCCGCTGAACGTGCCGATGTACACGACCGCGATGGAGGCGGCCACCGGGGGGAACGCGGCGATCCTGGCTTTGATTCTGTTCGTCTTCTCGATCACGATCGGGACGGTGAACTTCCTCACGACGATTCACCGTTCGCGGGCGGAAGGGCTCGGCCTCTGGAACATGCCGCTTTTCACCTGGTCGTGGCTGCTGACGGTCTGGATGATGCTGTTCGCCTTCGCCGCGCTGCTCGCCGCCCTGTTACTGCAGGCGAGCGACCGCATCTTCCTGACGCAGTACTTTGCGACCGACCAGGGCTCGAGCCTGCTGTGGGCGCACCTGTTCTGGTTCTTCGGCCATCCGGAGGTGTACATCGTCTTCTTCCCCGCACTGGGGATCATGTTCGAGACGTTCCAGACCTTCACCGGCCGGCGACTCGTCGGTCGGAAGTGGGTCATCATCGCGATGGTCCTCGTGGCCGTCCAGTCCTTCCTGGTCTGGATGCACCACATGTTCCTGACCACCATCAACCTCGAGATCAAGACGCTGTTCATGGCGACGACGATCGGGATTTCGCTGCCCTTCGACCTGATGGTCTTCGCGCTGATCTACACGATGGTCAAGGGACGGGTCCGATTTACCACGCCGTTTCTCTTCTCGCTGGGTGCGCTTGTCCTGTTCATCCTCGGCGGGATCACCGGGGTCTTCCTCGGGGCCGTCGTGTTGGACTTCGAGTTCCGTGGCACCTACTGGGTCGTCGCTCACTTCCACTACGTGATGGTTTCGGGGGTAACTGCGCTGATCGGCGGCCTCTACTACTGGTGGCCCAAAATCACCGGGAAGATGTACTCCGAGACGCTGGGGAAACTCCACTTCGCGGTCTACTTCCTCGGGTTCAACCTGCTGTACTTCCCGATGTTCCTCGCCTGGGAGACGCCGCGTCGCGTCTTCGATTACGGTGTCGGACTGCAACTGTACCACCGGATGGCGACCGCCGGGGCGTTCGTCCTCGGTGCGTCGTTCCTGATCATGTTCTACACGCTCGCCAAGAGCTGGCTGTCGGGTCCCGACGCCCCCGACAATCCGTGGGCGTACTCCCGAACCGCCGAGTGGGCGATTCCGTCGCCCCCGCCGCTCGAGAACTGGGACGGCCGTCCGAGCTACGCCAGCGGTCGCCTCGAGTTCGTCGACGACTCGGCGGCCGCCACCGACGGCGGTCTGACGGCCGACGCGTCGCACCAGGCGGAACACGCCGATCACGCCAGTATCTGGCCGGTCGGGATCGGATTCGGCATGTTCGTCTTCTTCCTCGGGATTTCGGGAATCACCCCGTACATGGTTTCGTTCGCCGACGGAACTGGAACGGCACCCGACACGCTCGTCGGCACCGGTGCCGAACCGAGCATCCTCTACCCGGTGTTGACGGTACTCGGCGTGGCGATCCTCGGCTACACGCTCTTCGAGTACGGCCGCGAGCGGTTTCACGCGCCCGAGATGGCGATCGCCGAACGCTGGCCGTTCGACGGGATCGGGACGACGAAACTCGGCGTCTGGTTCTTCATCGCCTCCGACGTCGTCGTCTTCGGTTCCGTGATCGGGGCGTACGTGTTCATGCGCCTGCACATGGGCTGGAACAACTGGACGATGGTGCCGTTCGCCTCCTGGCCCGGCCTGCTCAACACCTATATCCTGCTCACCTCGAGCTTCACGGTCGTCCTCGCGCTCGTCTTCGCCGAGCGCCAGAACAAGAAGGGACTGCTCACCGCGATGGGCGCGACGCTCCTGCTCGGGTTGGCGTTCATGACGGTGAAAGCCTACGAGTACAGCGTCAAGATCTCCCACGGCGAGTACTGGTGGTACGGCCTCGAGTACTCCATCTACTACGTCACCACGGGTCTGCACGCGCTGCACGTGATCCTCGGACTGCTCATCGCCGCCTTCATGATCTACCGGATCAGGACGATCGACGCCTATCTCGACGACCACCGTCCGGTCGAGTTCTTCGGGCTCTACTGGCACTTCGTCGACATCGTGTGGGTGTTCCTGTTCCCGCTGTTCTACCTGATGTGA